One Aegilops tauschii subsp. strangulata cultivar AL8/78 chromosome 7, Aet v6.0, whole genome shotgun sequence genomic window carries:
- the LOC109763760 gene encoding F-box protein At5g49610, with amino-acid sequence MSAAGDRSPPREEGRASIRARALPSGPPAGRLIDDILVEILSRVPAKELCRCKSVSKHWFGLIHHPDHRKRLPQTLAGFFYGSSAGTTAQRLLELPFRFTSVSGDRCPPFGASLTFLPNHHLPVDLLDSCNGLLLCRCYHVSDGVGAFHYVVCNPATQKWVVLPSSCKDSSEVATTSLGFDPALSSHFHVFELVVEQNYTQDTELCGVAVYSSETGEWIYKEKRWNRASRHSATVFLDGLLFFRVLDLEYHDCVAAVDTKGETWMKFRVPGGQVDDFGLADGFVQQMLFRVPGGPADDFGLAHGFIQQSQGCLHFANFQRDEHGVGIRLVVYVLKNYESEEWIVKHSIKTSDICGWTDLWLDADFDFIAIHPECNSLFFIAGGVTLMCYNMDNRQVKVISYLGGAKPLFLPYVPLYTESLSLHC; translated from the exons ATGTCCGCCGCGGGAGACCGCTCTCCCCCGCGAGAGGAAGGCCGCGCTTCGATTCGCGCCCG GGCTCTCCCCAGCGGGCCGCCGGCCGGGAGGCTCATCGACGACATCCTCGTGGAGATCCTCTCGCGCGTCCCGGCCAAGGAACTCTGCCGCTGCAAGAGCGTCTCGAAGCACTGGTTCGGCCTCATCCACCACCCCGACCACCGCAAGCGGCTCCCCCAAACCCTGGCCGGCTTCTTCTACGGCAGCAGCGCCGGCACCACCGCGCAGCGGCTCCTGGAGCTGCCCTTCCGCTTCACCAGCGTCTCGGGGGACCGCTGCCCTCCGTTCGGCGCCTCCCTCACCTTCCTGCCCAACCACCACCTGCCCGTCGATCTGCTGGACTCCTGCAACGGCCTCCTCCTCTGCCGATGTTACCACGTCTCCGACGGGGTTGGCGCGTTCCATTACGTCGTGTGCAATCCCGCCACCCAGAAGTGGGTCGTGTTGCCCAGCTCCTGCAAGGACAGCAGCGAGGTGGCCACCACATCTCTGGGCTTCGACCCGGCTCTATCGTCGCATTTCCATGTGTTTGAGCTGGTAGTTGAGCAGAATTATACTCAGGACACTGAGCTTTGCGGAGTGGCGGTGTATTCGTCTGAAACCGGAGAATGGATTTATAAGGAGAAGAGATGGAACAGAGCTAGTCGGCACTCCGCAACAGTCTTTCTCGACGGCCTTCTGTTTTTTCGTGTCCTTGACCTTGAATATCACGACTGTGTGGCTGCGGTGGACACAAAGGGAGAAACATGGATGAAATTCAGGGTCCCTGGTGGTCAGGTTGATGATTTTGGTCTGGCTGATGGTTTTGTTCAGCAGATGTTATTCAGGGTTCCTGGTGGTCCGGCTGATGATTTTGGTCTGGCTCATGGTTTTATTCAGCAGTCGCAGGGCTGCTTGCATTTTGCCAATTTTCAGAGGGATGAACATGGTGTTGGCATTCGATTGGTGGTTTATGTTCTGAAAAACTATGAAAGCGAAGAATGGATAGTGAAGCATAGCATTAAAACTTCAGACATATGTGGATGGACAGATTTATGGCTTGATGCGGATTTTGATTTCATTGCGATTCATCCAGAATGCAACTCGTTGTTCTTCATTGCGGGGGGTGTCACATTAATGTGCTATAATATGGATAATCGGCAGGTCAAAGTGATCTCCTATCTTGGAGGTGCCAAGCCGCTATTTCTGCCCTATGTGCCGTTGTACACAGAGTCACTATCACTGCACTGCTAA